The following proteins are co-located in the Apis mellifera strain DH4 linkage group LG9, Amel_HAv3.1, whole genome shotgun sequence genome:
- the LOC408976 gene encoding glycogen synthase kinase-3 beta isoform X11 → MSSRPRTTSFADCTNAPSNPPLGGMRVSSHPAGGVTLKKGGVMYNADRDGNKVTTVVATPGAGPDRPQEISYTDTKVIGNGSFGVVYLAKLCDTEELVAIKKVLQDKRFKNRELQIMRRLEHCNIVKLKYFFYSSGDKNILNATNPVFHVDKDEVYLNLVLEYIPETVYKVARHYNKSKQTIPINFIKLYMYQLFRSLAYIHSLGICHRDIKPQNLLLDPESGVLKLCDFGSAKHLVKGEPNVSYICSRYYRAPELIFGAIDYTTKIDVWSAGCVVAELLLGQPIFPGDSGVDQLVEIIKVLGTPTRDQIREMNPNYTEFKFPQIKAHPWQKFMLQRMSGLKCSTEHQKIRVFRARTPPEAMELVAGLLEYTPSGRITPLEACAHPFFDELREQGTRLPNGRELPPLFNFTEYELRIQPSLNSILKPKYMQTSENAGGQSEPVAGSSGNVSDNNVNATLSTSKNTDPGQSSMA, encoded by the exons GCGGTGTGATGTATAATGCAGATAGAGATGGCAACAAAGTTACAACCGTGGTGGCTACACCTGGTGCTGGTCCGGATCGTCCCCAAGAGATCTCCTACACAGACACTAAAGTAATCGGTAACGGCAGCTTCGGCGTTGTATATCTAGCGAAATTATGCGACACGGAAGAGCTGGTCGCCATCAAGAAAGTTCTTCAAGACAAACGATTTAAG aacaGAGAATTGCAAATCATGCGGCGCCTCGAGCATTGTAACATCGTGaaactgaaatatttcttctactCCAGCGGTGATAAG AACATCTTAAACGCAACTAATCCAGTTTTTCATGTGGAC AAGGACGAGGTTTATTTGAACCTAGTGCTGGAATACATACCTGAAACTGTGTATAAAGTTGCTCGGCATTATAACAAGAGCAAGCAGACCATAccgattaatttcattaag CTGTATATGTATCAATTATTCCGTTCTCTGGCGTACATCCACTCGCTGGGAATCTGCCACAGGGATATCAAACCGCAAAATCTTCTGCTCGACCCGGAATCTGGCGTTCTCAAGCTCTGTGATTTTGGTTCCGCCAAACATCTGGTGAAAGGGGAGCCCAATGTGTCTTACATCTGTAGTCGTTACTATCGCGCGCCCGAATTGATCTTTGGTGCTATTGATTATACTACAAAAATCG ATGTTTGGAGCGCAGGTTGTGTAGTGGCAGAGTTATTGCTCGGCCAACCGATATTCCCAGGGGACAGCGGAGTGGATCAATTGGTGGAGATCATCAAGGTGCTCGGCACCCCGACACGTGACCAGATACGTGAGATGAACCCCAATTACACCGAGTTCAAATTCCCACAAATTAAGGCGCATCCATGGCAAAAG TTTATGCTTCAACGAATGAGTGGACTAAAGTGTTCCACGGAGCACCAAAAGATTAGA GTGTTCAGGGCACGCACGCCACCGGAAGCGATGGAATTAGTCGCTGGTCTCCTAGAGTATACGCCATCCGGCCGGATCACGCCGTTGGAAGCATGCGCTCATCCCTTCTTCGACGAACTTCGGGAGCAGGGTACGCGATTACCGAATGGCCGGGAACTCCCCCCTTTATTTAACTTTACAGAATACGAGCTGCGGATTCAGCCATCCTTAAACTCGATCCTGAAGCCCAAGTACATGCAGACCTCGGAGAATGCCGGGGGCCAGTCAGAGCCTGTCGCGGGTAGCAGTGGTAACGTTAGTGACAATAACGTGAACGCCACGTTATCCACCTCAAAGAACACAGACCCCGGCCAATCGAGCATGGCTTAA
- the LOC408976 gene encoding glycogen synthase kinase-3 beta isoform X15 → MSSRPRTTSFADCTNAPSNPPLGGMRVSSGVMYNADRDGNKVTTVVATPGAGPDRPQEISYTDTKVIGNGSFGVVYLAKLCDTEELVAIKKVLQDKRFKNRELQIMRRLEHCNIVKLKYFFYSSGDKNILNATNPVFHVDKDEVYLNLVLEYIPETVYKVARHYNKSKQTIPINFIKLYMYQLFRSLAYIHSLGICHRDIKPQNLLLDPESGVLKLCDFGSAKHLVKGEPNVSYICSRYYRAPELIFGAIDYTTKIDVWSAGCVVAELLLGQPIFPGDSGVDQLVEIIKVLGTPTRDQIREMNPNYTEFKFPQIKAHPWQKFMLQRMSGLKCSTEHQKIRVFRARTPPEAMELVAGLLEYTPSGRITPLEACAHPFFDELREQGTRLPNGRELPPLFNFTEYELRIQPSLNSILKPKYMQTSENAGGQSEPVAGSSGNVSDNNVNATLSTSKNTDPGQSSMA, encoded by the exons GCGGTGTGATGTATAATGCAGATAGAGATGGCAACAAAGTTACAACCGTGGTGGCTACACCTGGTGCTGGTCCGGATCGTCCCCAAGAGATCTCCTACACAGACACTAAAGTAATCGGTAACGGCAGCTTCGGCGTTGTATATCTAGCGAAATTATGCGACACGGAAGAGCTGGTCGCCATCAAGAAAGTTCTTCAAGACAAACGATTTAAG aacaGAGAATTGCAAATCATGCGGCGCCTCGAGCATTGTAACATCGTGaaactgaaatatttcttctactCCAGCGGTGATAAG AACATCTTAAACGCAACTAATCCAGTTTTTCATGTGGAC AAGGACGAGGTTTATTTGAACCTAGTGCTGGAATACATACCTGAAACTGTGTATAAAGTTGCTCGGCATTATAACAAGAGCAAGCAGACCATAccgattaatttcattaag CTGTATATGTATCAATTATTCCGTTCTCTGGCGTACATCCACTCGCTGGGAATCTGCCACAGGGATATCAAACCGCAAAATCTTCTGCTCGACCCGGAATCTGGCGTTCTCAAGCTCTGTGATTTTGGTTCCGCCAAACATCTGGTGAAAGGGGAGCCCAATGTGTCTTACATCTGTAGTCGTTACTATCGCGCGCCCGAATTGATCTTTGGTGCTATTGATTATACTACAAAAATCG ATGTTTGGAGCGCAGGTTGTGTAGTGGCAGAGTTATTGCTCGGCCAACCGATATTCCCAGGGGACAGCGGAGTGGATCAATTGGTGGAGATCATCAAGGTGCTCGGCACCCCGACACGTGACCAGATACGTGAGATGAACCCCAATTACACCGAGTTCAAATTCCCACAAATTAAGGCGCATCCATGGCAAAAG TTTATGCTTCAACGAATGAGTGGACTAAAGTGTTCCACGGAGCACCAAAAGATTAGA GTGTTCAGGGCACGCACGCCACCGGAAGCGATGGAATTAGTCGCTGGTCTCCTAGAGTATACGCCATCCGGCCGGATCACGCCGTTGGAAGCATGCGCTCATCCCTTCTTCGACGAACTTCGGGAGCAGGGTACGCGATTACCGAATGGCCGGGAACTCCCCCCTTTATTTAACTTTACAGAATACGAGCTGCGGATTCAGCCATCCTTAAACTCGATCCTGAAGCCCAAGTACATGCAGACCTCGGAGAATGCCGGGGGCCAGTCAGAGCCTGTCGCGGGTAGCAGTGGTAACGTTAGTGACAATAACGTGAACGCCACGTTATCCACCTCAAAGAACACAGACCCCGGCCAATCGAGCATGGCTTAA
- the LOC408976 gene encoding protein kinase shaggy isoform X21 produces MSSRPRTTSFADCTNAPSNPPLGGMRVSNRDGNKVTTVVATPGAGPDRPQEISYTDTKVIGNGSFGVVYLAKLCDTEELVAIKKVLQDKRFKNRELQIMRRLEHCNIVKLKYFFYSSGDKKDEVYLNLVLEYIPETVYKVARHYNKSKQTIPINFIKLYMYQLFRSLAYIHSLGICHRDIKPQNLLLDPESGVLKLCDFGSAKHLVKGEPNVSYICSRYYRAPELIFGAIDYTTKIDVWSAGCVVAELLLGQPIFPGDSGVDQLVEIIKVLGTPTRDQIREMNPNYTEFKFPQIKAHPWQKVFRARTPPEAMELVAGLLEYTPSGRITPLEACAHPFFDELREQGTRLPNGRELPPLFNFTEYELRIQPSLNSILKPKYMQTSENAGGQSEPVAGSSGNVSDNNVNATLSTSKNTDPGQSSMA; encoded by the exons ATAGAGATGGCAACAAAGTTACAACCGTGGTGGCTACACCTGGTGCTGGTCCGGATCGTCCCCAAGAGATCTCCTACACAGACACTAAAGTAATCGGTAACGGCAGCTTCGGCGTTGTATATCTAGCGAAATTATGCGACACGGAAGAGCTGGTCGCCATCAAGAAAGTTCTTCAAGACAAACGATTTAAG aacaGAGAATTGCAAATCATGCGGCGCCTCGAGCATTGTAACATCGTGaaactgaaatatttcttctactCCAGCGGTGATAAG AAGGACGAGGTTTATTTGAACCTAGTGCTGGAATACATACCTGAAACTGTGTATAAAGTTGCTCGGCATTATAACAAGAGCAAGCAGACCATAccgattaatttcattaag CTGTATATGTATCAATTATTCCGTTCTCTGGCGTACATCCACTCGCTGGGAATCTGCCACAGGGATATCAAACCGCAAAATCTTCTGCTCGACCCGGAATCTGGCGTTCTCAAGCTCTGTGATTTTGGTTCCGCCAAACATCTGGTGAAAGGGGAGCCCAATGTGTCTTACATCTGTAGTCGTTACTATCGCGCGCCCGAATTGATCTTTGGTGCTATTGATTATACTACAAAAATCG ATGTTTGGAGCGCAGGTTGTGTAGTGGCAGAGTTATTGCTCGGCCAACCGATATTCCCAGGGGACAGCGGAGTGGATCAATTGGTGGAGATCATCAAGGTGCTCGGCACCCCGACACGTGACCAGATACGTGAGATGAACCCCAATTACACCGAGTTCAAATTCCCACAAATTAAGGCGCATCCATGGCAAAAG GTGTTCAGGGCACGCACGCCACCGGAAGCGATGGAATTAGTCGCTGGTCTCCTAGAGTATACGCCATCCGGCCGGATCACGCCGTTGGAAGCATGCGCTCATCCCTTCTTCGACGAACTTCGGGAGCAGGGTACGCGATTACCGAATGGCCGGGAACTCCCCCCTTTATTTAACTTTACAGAATACGAGCTGCGGATTCAGCCATCCTTAAACTCGATCCTGAAGCCCAAGTACATGCAGACCTCGGAGAATGCCGGGGGCCAGTCAGAGCCTGTCGCGGGTAGCAGTGGTAACGTTAGTGACAATAACGTGAACGCCACGTTATCCACCTCAAAGAACACAGACCCCGGCCAATCGAGCATGGCTTAA